In a single window of the Pseudodesulfovibrio profundus genome:
- a CDS encoding TrkH family potassium uptake protein, with protein MALSPCPLALPFLGLESVYPQSWQLIISAIAAISCLVCALTIFRRPLFGKVLGAGASVASYITAFPYLSTSPFAALTGSVGLVFVAAMLFDFDIRITGERSNHVERCLQRARWAALTVPAVVVVSLPLELSASSPALYIFAASSLIAQSLFLHWAVKMRSKPRIALSAIGILAIVLLLLWPSAMSVAGMVGIVSLINLMMIPSYRNILEREDHWWDVLVNHPGRILFTTFFILCTVGSLLLTVPASTENGAIDLVDAIFTSVSAVCVTGLVVLDTPNDFTLVGQIFILLLIQLGGLGIMSITTVALQAMGRRLSLKHERLLASMTDTNHQDLIRALATILKFTLLAEGLGALSLTMLFYASGDQFSQALWRGLFTAVSAFCNAGFALQTDSLIPYQANPFVLHIVAGLIVFGGMAPATSLIVPKWVRGKPVPISARIALITTVALLIAGTFFVLAFEWNGVLGGLSIVDKIQNAWFQSVTLRTAGFNSVDIANISSPTLLIMIAFMFIGGSPGGTAGGVKTTTIGILAMTFWSNVTNQNQIITQNRRIHSGTIYRAVTVLVSGMAIWFVVVLMLQVTQEISSRDLIFEATSAIGTVGLSTGATPLLDEIGKVIIIIAMFAGRIGPITLFMLLNDDQAVSDTRHPVESVSIT; from the coding sequence ATGGCTCTTTCACCATGTCCGCTTGCGCTCCCTTTTCTCGGACTCGAGTCAGTGTATCCACAGAGTTGGCAGCTGATCATTTCGGCCATTGCGGCAATCTCCTGTTTGGTGTGCGCTCTGACTATTTTCCGTCGTCCATTATTCGGCAAAGTGCTTGGTGCCGGTGCTTCTGTTGCGAGCTATATAACCGCATTCCCGTATCTCTCAACAAGTCCCTTTGCTGCGCTTACCGGTTCAGTAGGTCTTGTTTTTGTCGCCGCCATGTTGTTTGATTTTGACATTAGAATCACTGGAGAGCGGAGCAATCATGTCGAACGCTGCCTCCAGCGGGCTCGTTGGGCTGCTCTGACAGTACCCGCTGTCGTCGTCGTTTCTTTGCCATTAGAGCTCTCTGCGAGTTCACCAGCATTGTACATTTTTGCAGCTTCTTCTCTTATTGCCCAGTCTCTTTTTCTCCACTGGGCAGTGAAGATGCGATCAAAGCCACGCATTGCCCTGTCAGCAATCGGTATTTTGGCCATAGTCCTTTTGTTGCTATGGCCTTCGGCAATGAGTGTCGCTGGAATGGTTGGTATAGTAAGTCTTATCAATCTCATGATGATTCCTAGTTATCGAAACATCCTTGAGCGCGAAGATCATTGGTGGGACGTTTTAGTTAACCATCCTGGCAGAATCCTGTTCACGACATTTTTTATCCTTTGTACGGTGGGTTCGCTCTTACTCACTGTTCCGGCATCGACCGAAAACGGTGCCATTGACCTTGTCGACGCAATCTTTACTTCTGTAAGTGCGGTGTGTGTGACCGGCCTCGTTGTTCTCGACACACCCAATGATTTCACTCTCGTCGGACAGATATTCATCTTGCTGCTAATTCAGCTTGGCGGGCTCGGCATTATGAGTATCACGACGGTCGCGCTACAAGCGATGGGTCGCCGTCTCAGTCTCAAGCATGAACGACTTTTGGCGTCGATGACAGATACCAATCATCAGGATCTGATTCGAGCCCTGGCTACTATTCTCAAGTTCACCCTTCTTGCCGAAGGATTGGGTGCGTTGTCCCTGACAATGCTGTTCTATGCTTCGGGAGATCAATTCAGCCAAGCCCTCTGGAGGGGTTTGTTCACAGCGGTATCGGCCTTTTGCAACGCAGGGTTTGCCTTGCAAACTGATAGCTTGATTCCTTACCAGGCAAATCCTTTTGTCCTGCATATTGTCGCCGGACTTATCGTTTTCGGGGGGATGGCACCGGCCACCAGTTTGATTGTACCGAAATGGGTGAGAGGAAAACCCGTTCCGATTTCAGCAAGAATCGCTTTGATTACCACAGTTGCTCTGCTGATAGCGGGAACTTTTTTTGTGCTCGCCTTTGAATGGAATGGTGTTTTGGGTGGATTATCAATAGTCGACAAAATACAGAATGCGTGGTTCCAGTCGGTGACCCTGCGAACGGCCGGATTCAATTCCGTTGATATTGCCAATATATCGAGTCCAACGCTTCTGATTATGATCGCCTTTATGTTTATCGGCGGCAGTCCGGGCGGAACAGCCGGTGGCGTGAAAACCACGACGATCGGAATACTTGCGATGACCTTTTGGTCAAATGTCACGAATCAAAACCAAATCATCACTCAAAACAGACGTATTCATTCCGGAACGATTTATCGTGCTGTCACCGTTCTTGTTTCCGGTATGGCTATATGGTTTGTTGTCGTACTGATGTTACAGGTCACCCAGGAAATATCCTCCCGGGATTTGATTTTCGAGGCCACATCGGCAATAGGCACGGTCGGCCTGTCTACCGGAGCCACTCCCTTGCTGGACGAAATAGGCAAGGTAATCATCATCATTGCCATGTTCGCCGGACGTATCGGGCCGATTACCTTATTCATGCTTTTAAACGATGATCAGGCGGTTTCCGATACCAGACATCCGGTGGAAAGCGTGTCAATAACATAA
- a CDS encoding potassium channel family protein, which translates to MSQQILIIGLGQFGMSLARTLSDKGAEVLAVDISRNLVDEAAAFVAEAVVIDGTDEVELARLEPSKRDSAVCAIGDDSKESSIICTALLRQMGAPVVIARANDKMHQRILQLVGAHQVINPEQEFGKRFANRLLYRDIVVDTSLGEDLHLTEIRIQPAMIGKNLIELSLPKRFGVMVVGIRRGSPARILQPSPSDPLRANDHLIIVSSEAAIPQLTKGFQL; encoded by the coding sequence ATGTCACAACAAATATTGATAATCGGACTTGGTCAGTTCGGGATGTCTCTTGCCCGGACACTCTCCGACAAGGGAGCAGAGGTGCTTGCCGTGGATATAAGCAGGAATCTGGTCGATGAAGCTGCCGCGTTTGTGGCAGAGGCAGTGGTTATCGATGGCACCGACGAGGTTGAGCTGGCGCGTCTGGAGCCCAGCAAGAGGGATTCCGCTGTTTGCGCGATAGGTGACGATTCGAAGGAATCTTCCATCATCTGCACTGCTCTGTTGCGCCAAATGGGAGCACCTGTAGTAATTGCACGGGCAAACGACAAGATGCATCAACGCATATTGCAACTCGTCGGTGCTCACCAGGTCATTAACCCTGAGCAGGAGTTTGGTAAACGATTTGCGAACCGACTGCTTTATAGAGATATAGTTGTCGATACGAGTCTTGGTGAAGACTTGCATCTCACGGAGATTCGGATTCAACCGGCAATGATTGGCAAAAACCTCATTGAGCTCTCTTTGCCGAAGCGTTTTGGCGTTATGGTAGTCGGCATTCGCAGAGGAAGCCCTGCCAGAATTCTCCAGCCATCACCGAGTGATCCTCTACGTGCAAATGACCATCTGATTATTGTCTCGAGTGAAGCGGCTATACCACAATTAACCAAGGGGTTTCAGTTATGA
- a CDS encoding mechanosensitive ion channel family protein has protein sequence MIIEFWNSHSESIIGIGYKALLCVAILFACTLVAKGVRRSIKKANDRFERLDATLVPILCATASYVIYIIGGVFILDIFGVNTTSIIALLGAAGIAVGLALKDTLSNIAAGIMLLFIRPFRSGDFVEVGSVKGTVKEVNLFTSILETFDGIYIASPNSVIWGNNIKNYTRNGRRRMDIVIGIAYSDSIDVGLDVLKRIAVEEPRFLRDPAPETMVVSMAESSVNLQLRGWTTIEDYWQTYWDLNKRVKEEIEKAGLTIPFPQRSVHVVTNPGTVDAAEAGA, from the coding sequence ATGATTATTGAGTTTTGGAATTCCCATTCGGAGAGCATTATTGGCATTGGGTATAAGGCTCTGTTGTGCGTCGCAATTCTTTTTGCCTGCACACTTGTCGCCAAAGGGGTAAGACGTTCGATTAAAAAGGCAAATGATCGCTTTGAGAGGCTTGATGCCACTCTGGTGCCCATCCTCTGTGCTACGGCTAGCTATGTGATCTATATCATTGGCGGTGTGTTCATTCTTGATATTTTCGGGGTGAACACGACGAGTATCATCGCCTTGCTGGGTGCTGCGGGCATTGCTGTCGGCTTGGCCCTAAAGGACACCTTAAGCAACATTGCGGCTGGAATTATGTTGTTGTTTATTCGTCCTTTTCGGTCCGGTGATTTTGTCGAGGTTGGATCAGTCAAGGGGACCGTCAAAGAGGTCAATCTGTTCACTTCCATCTTGGAGACATTCGACGGAATCTATATAGCCTCGCCTAACAGCGTGATTTGGGGAAACAACATCAAGAACTACACGCGTAACGGCAGACGTCGTATGGATATCGTCATCGGAATCGCGTATTCCGATTCTATTGATGTCGGTCTTGATGTGTTGAAAAGAATAGCGGTGGAAGAGCCACGTTTTTTGCGGGACCCGGCTCCAGAGACGATGGTTGTCTCCATGGCTGAAAGTTCCGTAAACCTCCAGCTTAGGGGATGGACAACAATTGAAGACTATTGGCAAACCTACTGGGATTTGAACAAACGAGTCAAAGAGGAAATCGAGAAGGCCGGGCTGACCATTCCATTTCCGCAACGAAGCGTACATGTGGTGACAAATCCGGGGACAGTCGATGCGGCCGAGGCTGGCGCATGA
- a CDS encoding M48 family metallopeptidase: MMLAFANVASGRALLGWRKHLFFLLLVAGLATILTGCENTDMQLATEAGVDAFKAVTLSDQDVMELAGKSSALMDKQHSVAPPENQYTKRLRSLVGDLYEQDGYTFNYRVYLRDEVNAFAMADGSIRIFSGLMDMLNDGELRFVIGHEMGHIVKQHTAKQLRLAYAASAVRKGLAAQEGVVADIARSQLGGLVQRLTAAQFSQLEEKVADDYGLSFLKAQGYAPEDAVSALNKLAALGSGHSFLSSHPDPALRAERISLQIQGKALSIEETQENILTTMKQKMIEWYNHLRDMVMGLIKSLAGLSDIKRGVA; the protein is encoded by the coding sequence ATGATGCTCGCCTTTGCCAATGTTGCATCCGGTCGCGCCCTACTGGGTTGGCGCAAACATCTTTTTTTTCTCCTGCTGGTGGCCGGGTTGGCCACAATTCTTACCGGCTGCGAAAATACCGATATGCAGCTGGCTACCGAGGCTGGAGTTGATGCCTTTAAAGCCGTTACCCTTTCCGACCAGGATGTGATGGAGTTGGCTGGGAAATCATCAGCCTTAATGGACAAACAGCATTCGGTTGCTCCGCCCGAAAACCAGTATACCAAGCGGTTGCGGTCGCTGGTCGGCGATCTGTATGAGCAGGATGGCTACACATTCAATTACAGGGTGTATCTGCGCGACGAGGTGAATGCTTTTGCCATGGCGGACGGATCTATTCGGATTTTCAGCGGCCTGATGGATATGCTCAATGATGGCGAACTTCGATTTGTGATCGGCCATGAAATGGGCCATATCGTGAAACAGCACACCGCCAAGCAGTTGCGCCTTGCCTATGCCGCCAGCGCTGTGCGCAAGGGGCTGGCGGCACAGGAGGGGGTGGTGGCGGATATTGCCCGCTCGCAACTGGGAGGGTTGGTGCAACGCTTGACCGCAGCGCAATTCTCGCAGCTTGAGGAGAAGGTGGCGGATGACTATGGCCTGTCGTTCCTCAAGGCACAAGGTTATGCGCCGGAGGATGCGGTTTCGGCCTTGAACAAACTCGCTGCTCTGGGCAGCGGCCATTCCTTTCTTTCCAGCCATCCCGATCCGGCTCTGCGGGCCGAACGAATAAGCCTGCAGATTCAAGGCAAGGCCCTTTCCATTGAAGAGACCCAAGAAAACATACTGACGACGATGAAACAGAAGATGATCGAGTGGTACAACCATTTGCGGGATATGGTCATGGGGCTGATCAAGAGCCTTGCGGGACTGTCTGATATAAAAAGGGGGGTGGCATGA
- a CDS encoding calcium/sodium antiporter codes for MTLPFIAVFFGLALLVWSADRFVEGSASTARHFGMPPLLIGMLIVGFGTSAPEMVVSAISASQGNPGIALGNAYGSNITNIALILGVTALISPIAVHSQVLRKELPILTGVTALAAWQLWDGEITRFDAVVLLCVFAGLMAWTIWQGMQKKADALGSEVEQELDVRAMPIRRAVFWLVVGLVSLIVSSRILVWGAVEIAHGFGVSDLIIGLTIVAVGTSLPELASSIIATRKGEHDIALGNILGSNLFNTLAVVGIAGAIHPMAVGPEVFNRDILVMAVLTLSLFIFGYGFRGPGRINRIEGAVLLACYVCYTAYLVTTVLT; via the coding sequence ATGACACTCCCCTTTATCGCTGTTTTTTTCGGTTTGGCACTCCTCGTCTGGAGCGCCGACCGTTTTGTGGAGGGCTCGGCCTCCACCGCCCGCCATTTCGGTATGCCGCCACTGCTGATCGGCATGTTGATCGTCGGATTCGGCACTTCCGCGCCGGAGATGGTGGTCTCGGCTATTTCCGCCTCGCAGGGTAACCCGGGCATCGCCCTAGGGAACGCCTACGGCTCGAACATCACCAACATCGCCCTGATCCTGGGGGTGACGGCCTTGATCAGTCCCATCGCCGTACATTCGCAGGTGCTGCGCAAGGAACTGCCAATCCTCACCGGCGTGACTGCCCTGGCGGCATGGCAACTCTGGGATGGCGAGATCACCCGGTTCGATGCTGTGGTGTTGCTCTGTGTATTCGCCGGGTTGATGGCCTGGACCATCTGGCAGGGTATGCAGAAAAAAGCCGATGCGCTTGGGAGCGAGGTGGAGCAGGAACTCGACGTCCGCGCCATGCCGATCCGCCGTGCGGTCTTCTGGCTGGTGGTGGGTCTGGTGTCGCTTATCGTGAGCTCCCGCATCCTGGTCTGGGGCGCGGTGGAGATCGCCCATGGATTCGGGGTCAGCGACCTGATTATCGGCCTGACCATCGTCGCGGTCGGCACCTCGCTGCCGGAACTCGCTTCGTCGATCATCGCCACCCGCAAGGGGGAACATGACATCGCACTTGGCAATATCCTCGGCTCCAACCTGTTCAACACCTTGGCGGTGGTGGGTATCGCCGGAGCGATTCACCCTATGGCGGTCGGGCCGGAAGTCTTCAACCGCGACATCCTTGTCATGGCCGTGCTGACTCTGTCGCTGTTCATCTTCGGTTATGGGTTCCGGGGGCCGGGCCGCATCAACCGTATCGAGGGCGCGGTGCTATTGGCCTGTTATGTCTGTTACACAGCCTACCTGGTGACAACGGTACTGACATGA
- a CDS encoding lysylphosphatidylglycerol synthase transmembrane domain-containing protein produces MSVKGLEPSRQDTKKAVSVRWTAYALLFLGLSCGVPFFIYRQVGAQSFSINQHLWSWPVISALVLLLTIYFVSDALRLHFILKASGHNLAAGNLGKLTFINILFSNITPMATGGGFAQVWFLYRRGVSIGTATAATTIRTFIAMFLIFLPIPFLVAGMPYFRDGGMMTSVGWILASVAIGYLACFLVLLFRLRWLLRLFDLAAKGLVWLRLTSHERTRRIKAKFLREAVRFSRCLKIYVRGDRIDVFLSVFFTFIFLLSLFSFPSVLFWGAGYQTNYFTTTGLLVVSTCIMYFAPSPGGAGFAEGVFGLFFASLIHASELVGIILVWRFLTIYLGMLIGIPVTLHELTRWRIGNG; encoded by the coding sequence GTGAGCGTAAAAGGCCTGGAACCCTCGCGGCAGGATACAAAAAAGGCAGTTTCGGTTCGCTGGACTGCTTACGCCTTACTGTTTCTTGGGTTGAGCTGTGGCGTGCCTTTTTTTATTTATCGGCAGGTCGGCGCACAGTCATTTTCTATCAATCAGCACCTGTGGTCCTGGCCGGTTATTTCCGCACTCGTCCTGCTTCTGACGATTTATTTTGTCAGTGATGCACTGCGCCTGCACTTCATTCTCAAGGCGTCGGGGCACAACCTCGCCGCAGGGAACCTCGGCAAACTGACATTCATCAATATTCTTTTTTCCAATATTACCCCCATGGCGACTGGCGGAGGTTTTGCCCAGGTTTGGTTTCTTTATCGACGCGGCGTTTCGATTGGCACGGCCACGGCGGCGACAACCATTCGGACGTTTATTGCGATGTTTCTGATTTTTCTCCCCATACCGTTCCTTGTCGCGGGAATGCCGTATTTCCGGGATGGCGGCATGATGACCAGTGTCGGCTGGATTTTGGCCAGTGTCGCCATCGGCTACCTCGCCTGTTTTCTCGTGTTGTTGTTTCGTCTACGCTGGCTGCTGCGACTCTTCGACCTGGCCGCCAAAGGGCTGGTCTGGTTGCGCCTCACCAGCCATGAAAGAACGCGGCGTATCAAAGCTAAATTTCTCAGGGAAGCGGTACGATTCTCGCGCTGTTTGAAAATTTACGTTCGGGGGGACAGGATAGACGTATTCCTCTCCGTCTTCTTTACCTTTATCTTCCTCCTTTCTTTGTTTTCGTTCCCCTCTGTACTGTTCTGGGGCGCGGGCTATCAGACGAATTACTTTACAACCACCGGCCTACTGGTGGTGTCGACCTGTATCATGTATTTCGCGCCGTCGCCTGGAGGGGCTGGATTTGCCGAGGGTGTTTTCGGATTGTTTTTCGCCTCGCTCATTCATGCGTCCGAACTGGTCGGCATCATACTGGTTTGGCGGTTTTTGACCATCTACCTCGGCATGCTTATTGGAATCCCCGTAACCTTGCATGAGCTGACCCGTTGGAGGATTGGCAATGGCTAG
- a CDS encoding glycosyltransferase translates to MARLSWWRALFYLNMLILFLVIFYKIYLNFFEQDYGAVHAEQIESVESILHGEETFSFAVVGNINNSVGIFERKIIPELNQSDVAFVVSAGNAVSGAGEDKYRALHRTMGHLEKPYLLTFGDNEHGTFGGFRYYDHYGPYVFAFSAGNSRFIFLDSSGKTSFKWQARWLEEELEVAPNQNVFLFVGHPLLPVDKKGTFDFDDDYLPDEEFRSLLMPMFRDSRIKAVFSSNLPLFSVQEYNGTPFVVTGGAGGFILNNDRSFYHYVKVQVSRSQVDIEPVRLNIGQHTVFRTVESIWFFIHSLFYVGYLNYLLIVCFLIVSAYWLYSLLLKERDYYPDFNQPSEPNLDREIKIAMFTNNYLPFIGGVPISIYRLSSVLKELGHNVLILAPQYEQIVEPPEERGDVFRLPCLFRQAADKGIVVPNIFSLAAIRKVREFAPDVIHIHHPYWMGTVGLWMARRLKIPAVYTYHTRLEHFSYAVPLPKALFRNFLSHALVRRLGNQCNAIVVPTEASEHYLRMIGVKTPVFVVPTGIETDKFAKLSELEGARLRAELGIANDELVLLSVSRLSAEKNISFMLEAVSLLTKYCSRKFKLVLIGDGPERERLYKMAETLGLQDTVLFPGAVPPATMPAYYSLGDIFVFASTSETQGMVILEAMASAMPVVSIRASGIDDFVVDGMTGFKTMQNISAWTEKVQLLLENDTLRHELSGHAASMASRFGIDEFGKKMIRVYAHVLFNRKETCNEMPGVQRNQSGNDGKTVH, encoded by the coding sequence ATGGCTAGATTGTCATGGTGGCGGGCGCTCTTCTATCTAAACATGCTTATTCTGTTCCTGGTTATTTTCTATAAGATCTACCTCAATTTCTTTGAACAGGACTACGGTGCCGTCCATGCTGAACAGATTGAGAGCGTCGAATCGATTCTGCATGGAGAAGAGACGTTCAGTTTCGCCGTTGTTGGAAACATCAATAACTCTGTGGGCATTTTTGAGCGAAAGATCATTCCCGAACTCAACCAGAGCGATGTAGCGTTTGTCGTTTCCGCCGGAAACGCGGTCAGCGGTGCAGGCGAAGATAAATACCGCGCACTGCACCGGACCATGGGTCATCTTGAAAAACCCTATCTCCTGACTTTTGGCGATAACGAGCACGGCACTTTTGGTGGTTTCCGATACTATGACCACTACGGGCCATATGTTTTCGCATTTTCAGCGGGGAACAGCAGATTTATCTTTCTCGACAGCTCCGGAAAAACCTCCTTTAAGTGGCAGGCCCGCTGGCTGGAGGAAGAGCTTGAAGTCGCGCCGAATCAGAATGTTTTCCTTTTCGTCGGGCATCCTCTTCTGCCGGTTGACAAAAAAGGCACATTCGATTTCGATGACGATTATCTGCCAGATGAGGAATTCCGTAGTCTTCTCATGCCCATGTTCCGGGATTCCAGAATAAAAGCGGTCTTCTCGTCGAATTTGCCGCTCTTTTCAGTCCAGGAATACAACGGTACTCCTTTTGTTGTGACGGGTGGCGCAGGTGGGTTTATTCTCAACAATGATCGCAGTTTTTATCATTACGTGAAGGTCCAGGTCAGCCGGAGCCAGGTGGATATTGAACCTGTCAGGCTGAATATCGGACAGCACACGGTCTTTCGTACAGTTGAAAGCATCTGGTTTTTTATTCATTCTTTGTTCTATGTCGGTTATCTCAATTACCTGCTTATTGTTTGCTTTCTCATTGTCAGCGCTTACTGGCTATATTCACTCCTGTTGAAAGAACGGGATTACTATCCTGATTTCAATCAGCCATCCGAACCGAATCTTGATCGAGAGATCAAGATCGCCATGTTCACCAATAACTATCTGCCCTTTATTGGCGGCGTTCCGATTTCGATCTATCGACTCTCTTCAGTTCTCAAAGAGCTGGGGCATAACGTCCTGATTCTGGCACCACAATACGAACAAATCGTAGAGCCGCCGGAGGAACGGGGTGATGTCTTCAGGCTTCCTTGTCTTTTTAGGCAAGCGGCCGACAAAGGGATCGTGGTGCCAAATATTTTCTCCTTGGCGGCAATCAGAAAAGTGCGCGAATTCGCGCCTGACGTGATTCATATCCATCATCCCTACTGGATGGGAACAGTAGGACTCTGGATGGCAAGGCGATTAAAGATACCGGCGGTCTACACCTACCATACACGGCTGGAACATTTTTCTTACGCAGTCCCTTTGCCCAAAGCCCTGTTTCGCAATTTTCTATCTCACGCGCTGGTGCGGAGGCTCGGCAACCAATGCAACGCCATCGTCGTTCCCACGGAAGCTTCTGAACATTATCTGCGCATGATTGGCGTGAAGACTCCCGTGTTCGTCGTGCCTACAGGTATCGAAACCGACAAGTTTGCCAAACTGTCTGAACTGGAAGGAGCCCGATTGCGCGCTGAGCTTGGCATAGCAAACGATGAACTGGTGCTGTTGAGTGTTTCCAGATTGAGCGCCGAGAAAAATATAAGCTTCATGCTCGAAGCGGTTTCCCTTCTGACAAAGTATTGTTCGCGGAAATTCAAGCTTGTTCTTATTGGTGACGGCCCTGAGCGGGAACGTCTTTATAAGATGGCCGAGACTTTAGGTTTACAGGATACCGTGCTCTTTCCAGGCGCGGTTCCTCCCGCAACCATGCCAGCCTACTACAGCCTGGGTGATATCTTTGTTTTCGCGTCCACCTCGGAAACACAAGGGATGGTTATCCTTGAAGCGATGGCAAGCGCAATGCCCGTTGTGTCGATCAGGGCCAGCGGCATCGATGATTTTGTTGTTGACGGCATGACCGGATTTAAAACGATGCAGAATATCTCCGCCTGGACAGAAAAAGTACAGCTCCTGCTGGAAAATGACACGTTGCGACACGAGTTGTCCGGCCATGCGGCATCAATGGCAAGCAGGTTTGGAATAGACGAGTTTGGCAAAAAAATGATACGAGTTTATGCTCATGTTTTATTTAACAGAAAGGAGACGTGCAATGAAATGCCCGGTGTGCAAAGAAACCAATCTGGTAATGACGGAAAGACAGTCCATTGA
- a CDS encoding TFIIB-type zinc ribbon-containing protein, producing the protein MTERQSIEIDYCPECRGVWLDRGELDKIIERSMQEAVPSGKEPYRDTGRDHGVEQRYPQGDRHHDYKHKQHKRKSLLGELFDF; encoded by the coding sequence ATGACGGAAAGACAGTCCATTGAAATCGATTATTGCCCCGAATGTCGTGGTGTATGGCTAGATCGTGGCGAGCTGGACAAGATCATCGAACGGTCAATGCAGGAAGCGGTCCCATCAGGTAAAGAACCATATCGAGATACCGGACGCGACCATGGCGTAGAGCAACGTTATCCCCAAGGTGACCGTCATCACGATTACAAACACAAGCAACACAAGCGAAAGTCCTTGCTCGGCGAGTTGTTCGATTTCTGA
- a CDS encoding IS1595 family transposase, translating into MRKSRLSKDKQLRLIEHFVAGTTARCAADLVGVNVKTAAYYFHRLREIIAVEESCEGMDFGEFEVDESYFGGKRKGKRGRGAAGKVPVFGILKRGGKVYTQVIPDAKGKTLLPIIQERIQPDSVVYSDCWYGYNVLDVSAFKHFRINHSKLFADSHNHINGIENFWNQAKRHMRKFNGIPTKHFSLFLKECEWRFNNSNPRSQFKQLKQWVRRHMG; encoded by the coding sequence ATGCGAAAAAGTCGTTTGAGCAAGGACAAGCAGCTTCGTTTAATCGAACATTTTGTGGCTGGCACGACAGCTCGTTGCGCTGCCGATCTGGTTGGTGTGAACGTCAAAACAGCCGCCTATTACTTTCACCGGCTCCGGGAAATCATAGCGGTAGAAGAGTCCTGTGAAGGGATGGATTTTGGCGAATTTGAGGTCGATGAGAGCTACTTCGGTGGCAAGCGAAAGGGCAAAAGAGGACGTGGGGCGGCTGGTAAGGTTCCTGTTTTTGGAATCCTTAAAAGGGGCGGGAAGGTCTATACACAGGTGATTCCTGATGCGAAAGGTAAAACCTTGCTTCCCATTATTCAGGAAAGAATCCAGCCAGACAGTGTGGTTTACTCGGACTGCTGGTATGGCTACAATGTCCTTGATGTGTCAGCGTTCAAACACTTCCGAATCAACCACTCGAAGCTGTTTGCAGATAGCCACAACCACATCAATGGAATCGAGAATTTTTGGAACCAGGCCAAACGCCATATGAGGAAATTCAACGGCATTCCAACCAAGCATTTTTCTCTGTTTTTAAAGGAATGCGAGTGGCGTTTTAATAACAGCAATCCGCGAAGCCAGTTTAAACAACTGAAACAGTGGGTTAGAAGACATATGGGCTAG